A region from the Pempheris klunzingeri isolate RE-2024b chromosome 17, fPemKlu1.hap1, whole genome shotgun sequence genome encodes:
- the LOC139216143 gene encoding transcription factor Sox-9-A-like has product MNLLDPYLKMTEEQEKCHSDAPSPSMSEDSAGSPCPSGSGSDTENTRPSDNHLLLGPDYKKENEEEKFPVCIRDAVSQVLKGYDWTLVPMPVRVNGSSKNKPHVKRPMNAFMVWAQAARRKLADQYPHLHNAELSKTLGKLWRLLNEVEKRPFVEEAERLRVQHKKDHPDYKYQPRRRKSVKNGQNDPEDGEQTHISPNAIFKALQQADSPASSLGEVHSPGEHSGQSQGPPTPPTTPKTDLPSSKADLKREGRPMQEGTSRQLNIDFGAVDIGELSSEVISNMGSFDVDEFDQYLPPHSHAGVTGAAQVGYTGSYGISSSSVSQAANVGAHSWMAKQQQQQQQQQQQQHSLTTLGGGGEQGQQGQQRATQIKTEQLSPSHYSEQQGSPQHVTYGSFNLQHYSTPSYPSITRAQYDYSDHQGGANSYYSHAAGQGSSLYSTFSYMSPSQRPMYTPIADTTGVPSVPQTHSPQHWEQQPIYTQLSRP; this is encoded by the exons ATGAATCTCCTCGACCCTTACCTGAAGATGACAGAAGAACAGGAGAAGTGTCACTCTGACGCTCCCAGCCCCAGCATGTCTGAGGACTCCGCAGGCTCGCCGTGCCCATCCGGGTCCGGGTCGGACACTGAGAACACCCGGCCGTCCGACAACCACCTCCTCTTGGGTCCAGACTACAAGAAGGAGAACGAGGAAGAAAAGTTCCCCGTGTGCATCAGAGATGCGGTGTCCCAGGTGCTGAAGGGCTACGACTGGACGCTGGTGCCCATGCCGGTGCGCGTCAACGGCTCAAGTAAAAATAAACCTCACGTCAAAAGACCCATGAACGCATTCATGGTCTGGGCTCAAGCTGCACGGAGGAAGCTGGCCGATCAGTATCCACATCTGCACAACGCGGAACTCAGCAAAACCCTGGGCAAACTTTGGAG ATTGCTGAACGAAGTAGAGAAGCGCCCGTTTGTGGAAGAAGCTGAGCGTTTGCGAGTGCAGCATAAAAAGGACCATCCCGACTACAAATACCAGCCAAGGCGAAGAAAATCTGTCAAGAACGGGCAAAACGACCCCGAGGACGGCGAGCAAACCCACATCTCTCCAAATGCGATCTTCAAGGCGCTGCAGCAGGCCGATTCTCCAGCGTCAAGTTTGGGCGAGGTGCATTCTCCAGGAGAGCACTCAG GTCAGTCCCAGGGCCCACCAACACCCCCAACCACCCCCAAGACAGACCTCCCCTCCAGCAAAGCTGACCTGAAGCGTGAGGGGCGTCCCATGCAGGAGGGCACCAGTCGCCAGCTCAACATTGACTTTGGAGCTGTGGACATCGGCGAGCTGAGCAGCGAGGTCATCTCCAACATGGGGAGCTTTGATGTCGACGAGTTCGATCAGTACCTGCCACCTCACAGCCACGCTGGGGTGACCGGGGCGGCCCAGGTCGGCTACACCGGCAGCTACGGCATCAGCAGCTCGTCAGTCAGCCAGGCAGCCAATGTCGGGGCCCACTCGTGGATggccaagcagcagcagcagcagcagcagcagcagcagcagcagcactctctGACCACCttgggtggaggaggggagcaAGGCCAGCAGGGTCAACAGAGAGCCACCCAGATCAAGACAGAGCAGTTGAGCCCCAGCCactacagtgagcagcagggCTCCCCGCAGCACGTCACCTACGGGTCCTTCAACCTGCAGCACTACAGCACCCCCTCTTACCCCTCCATCACAAGAGCACAGTATGACTATTCAGACCACCAAGGTGGTGCCAACTCCTACTACAGCCATGCAGCTGgccaaggctccagcctgtaCTCCACCTTCAGCTACATGAGCCCCAGCCAGAGGCCCATGTACACCCCGATCGCTGACACCACCGGGGTGCCCTCTGTGCCCCAGACCCACAGTCCGCAGCACTGGGAGCAGCAGCCCATTTACACACAGCTCTCCAGGCCATGA